The Microbacterium esteraromaticum genome contains the following window.
GCGGCATGCCCTCTCGCGAGAACGACCTCGACCACACGGTCGATGCGGCGCTCGGCGGCGCCACCGAAGAGAACAACCTCGGCGGACTCTGCCGCCGGCACCACGTGCTCAAGCATCATTCGCCCTGGCACGTCGAACAGCTCGGCGGTGGCCTCTTGGAGTGGACCAGCCCCACCGGCCGCACCTACATCGACAAACCGCCACCCCAGAACACGGTCAGATTCGCGGAGGACGGCGAGGAATCGAGTGCCCGTCCCGGCGCAGACCCCTGGGCTCACGTGCCCGCGCAGCTACTGGCGCCTTTCTGACGTCGAACGCGCCGGTGGCGTCCGCGGCGCCACGCCGCAGCAGGGCTCAGCGCACGGCAAGAATCAGCGCATGGCAAGACTCAGCGCACGGCAGGCTCGGGCAACGGCTCGACGAACTCCTGCGTCGCGGGCTCACCGAGCTTCACGAGCACAACCCCGACCAGCACCAGCGCTCCGCCAAGCAGCTGCACGGTGCCGGGCAGCTGGCCGAGCAGCATCCATCCGAACAGCATCGCGGCAATAACCTCGGCGAGCGCGACGAACGACGCCAGACGCGAGCCGAGCATGCGCGTCGAAGTGATGCCGAGCACGTATGCCAGAGCGGTGGCCAACAACCCGATGGCGATCACCGGCACGAACCACGGCACCGTCCCGAACCGGTAGGCGACGTCGTCGGTGTTCCAGGCCATCGGCAGGATGCCGATCAGACCGGCCGTGGTCAGCCCGAGCGCCCCGAGCAGCAGGCCGAGCCCTGCCAGCGCCATCGGCGGCAGCCCCGTGTCGCCGCGCCCCGAGAGCACGAAGTAGGTCGCCGCACCCACCATCGCTCCCAACGCCCAGAGGATTCCCCCGCCATCGATGCGCGCGCCGGTGAGCACGTCCAGCATCAGCACGAGCCCGATGAACGCGATCGCCGCGCCGAGGACGCTGCGCCGACTCGGGCGCTCGCCACGACGGATCCAGAACCACAGCACCACAGCCACCGGTGCGGTGTACTCGATCAGCAGGGCGATACCCACATCCATCACCGCAATGGCCTGAAAGTAGAACAACTGGGTGGCCGTGACCGCGAGCAGCCCGTAGGTGACGATCATGCCGGCGTTGGCCCGCACCAGACCCCACCGGCCCCGCAACGCCAGCACGGTCGGCACGATCAGCACGATCGCCGCGACCCAGATGCGTGCGGTGACGGCGGCGCCCGGCGTCCACCCGGCATCGATCAGCCCTCGCGCCCACGCACCGGACATGCCGAACGCGAACGCGGCCGACACGGCAACCAGCAGGCCGGCCCCGACCCCCGCTCGGCGAGTGTCATGGGTCATAGTCGTCATGATCGATGACACTACGCCCGGCGTGCGTAAGATGTCAACATGATTTTCACCGATGACACGGATGAGGCGCTGCGCGCTGCCGTCGCGCTGGTGAACTCCGCCGAACCCGTGGATGCGTTCGACCTCGAGGTGTTCCTGACTCAGCATCCCTACACCGGACGCATCGACCGCGACGAGACCGAGCTGGCCGAGCTACGCGCCCTGCGACCCCTGCTGCGCGAGATGCTGCTCGCCCCGCGCGATGAGATGGCCCCGCGCGTCAACGACGCGCTCGCACGCGTCACCCTCTCTCCCCGCCTCGCCAGGCACGACGGTGTCGACTGGCATCTGCACGCCATCGCCGACGACCGCCCCCTGGCCGAACGCATCCTCATCGAGACCGCCATGGCGCTGATCGATGTCATCCGCAGCCGCGAAGGCAGCCGTCTCACCGTCTGCGCCGACGACGACTGCCGCGCCATCGCCCTCGACCTCTCCCGCAACCGCTCGAAGCGCTACTGCTCGACCACCTGCGCCAACCGCAACGCCGTCGCCGCCTACCGGGCACGGCAAGGAGCCGGCACATGACCGATACGACACGGATCGAGACGACACGGACGGCGCCGCCGTTCGACTCCTGGTTTCCGGATGCCACCTTCGACGGCAGCTACGGCCACACCCTCGACACCCTGCGCGACATCGCTCCGATCGCTGCGACCCCCGCCTTCGCCGTGCAATGGCGCAGGTGGCGTACTGAGGCACGCCTGGTCGATGCTGCACCCCGCATTCTGTCCACCCAGCAGCGCGGCCGCCGCGATGTGTCACTGATCGAGCATTCCGGCGCGGACGGCACACGACTGCGCGCCTGGTACGTGGCGCCGGCCTCCGGGCATCCGCGCGTCGGAGTGGTGCACAGCCACGGGTACGGAGGTCGGGACCGCGTCGAGTACGGACGCGTGCCCGCTGATGCGGCGGCGATCTTCCCGGTCGCCCGTGGCCTCGGAGCCCTCAACGCCGGCATCGGAGCACCCGAGCCGGTCGGTGAACACGTGCTCGCGGGCCTCGCCTCGGCAGACGACTACGTGCCCGGCCTGTGTGCACGCGACCTGTGGCTGGCCGCCGACGCCCTTGTCTCGCTGGCAGGCGAACTGCCTCTTTACTACGTCGGAGAGAGCTTCGGCGGCGGCATCG
Protein-coding sequences here:
- a CDS encoding CGNR zinc finger domain-containing protein; protein product: MIFTDDTDEALRAAVALVNSAEPVDAFDLEVFLTQHPYTGRIDRDETELAELRALRPLLREMLLAPRDEMAPRVNDALARVTLSPRLARHDGVDWHLHAIADDRPLAERILIETAMALIDVIRSREGSRLTVCADDDCRAIALDLSRNRSKRYCSTTCANRNAVAAYRARQGAGT
- a CDS encoding EamA family transporter, whose translation is MTHDTRRAGVGAGLLVAVSAAFAFGMSGAWARGLIDAGWTPGAAVTARIWVAAIVLIVPTVLALRGRWGLVRANAGMIVTYGLLAVTATQLFYFQAIAVMDVGIALLIEYTAPVAVVLWFWIRRGERPSRRSVLGAAIAFIGLVLMLDVLTGARIDGGGILWALGAMVGAATYFVLSGRGDTGLPPMALAGLGLLLGALGLTTAGLIGILPMAWNTDDVAYRFGTVPWFVPVIAIGLLATALAYVLGITSTRMLGSRLASFVALAEVIAAMLFGWMLLGQLPGTVQLLGGALVLVGVVLVKLGEPATQEFVEPLPEPAVR
- a CDS encoding acetylxylan esterase, which codes for MTDTTRIETTRTAPPFDSWFPDATFDGSYGHTLDTLRDIAPIAATPAFAVQWRRWRTEARLVDAAPRILSTQQRGRRDVSLIEHSGADGTRLRAWYVAPASGHPRVGVVHSHGYGGRDRVEYGRVPADAAAIFPVARGLGALNAGIGAPEPVGEHVLAGLASADDYVPGLCARDLWLAADALVSLAGELPLYYVGESFGGGIGALAAPWDDRFIGATLVVPTFGHYDERLAVPCLGSGEYQRMHVQQHPEAREQLRLFDASTSAAFFTIPVRVEAALWDQSVPPQGQFAVANAVPHDLLQLRVLPAGHADYPGLGRVLVDARREGLAHLDRALS